Proteins found in one Coffea eugenioides isolate CCC68of chromosome 5, Ceug_1.0, whole genome shotgun sequence genomic segment:
- the LOC113771866 gene encoding glycerol-3-phosphate acyltransferase 1-like: MVFPMVLLKLADWLVYKILANSYYRAATKVRNHGFFQRNPSFRSSASQLPLYPSVTKCTLDNRGSQTLVCDIHGCLLRSKSFFPFFMLVAFEGGSIFRAFFLLLSCPFLWVLDFELKLRVMIFITFCGLKLKDMDNVTRAVLPKFYLEDLNLHVYEVLASAGNRLIFTSLPRVMVEGFLKDYLSVQTVKGTELHTRGQYYTGLISSSGLFVKHKALKEFCGEKMPDVGIGTPTLHDQLFISQCKEAYVVIKEDPKSRTNSVMPREKYPKPLVFHDGRLAFLPTPLATLAMFMWLPLGILLAIFRLFVGIFLPYKLAILLGTLSGVRIRVKGHNPSENSQNAKGVLYVCTHRTLLDPVFLSTSLGKPLTAVTYSLSKMSEFLSPIRTVRLTRNREQDGEAMQKLLSEGDLVVCPEGTTCREPYLLRFSSLFAELADEIVPVAMNTNVTMFYGTTASGLKCLDPIFFLMNPMPRYSIHVLPKVPKELTVAGGKSSHEVANHIQRQLADALGFECTTLTRRDKYLMLAGNEGVVQDRRKKSCGTKVQKQNVAEFTTLEDLQP; encoded by the exons ATGGTATTCCCAATGGTACTGCTCAAATTAGCAGACTGGCTAGTGTACAAAATTCTAGCCAACTCATATTACAGAGCTGCAACTAAGGTAAGAAATCATGGGTTTTTCCAGAGAAATCCATCCTTCAGATCATCAGCATCACAACTTCCTCTATACCCTAGCGTGACCAAATGTACTCTCGACAATAGAGGGTCTCAAACTTTGGTTTGTGATATCCATGGTTGCTTACTGAGATCAAagtctttctttccttttttcatgTTAGTTGCTTTTGAAGGTGGTAGCATTTTCAGagcctttttcttgcttttgtcATGTCCTTTTTTGTGGGTTTTGGACTTCGAACTCAAACTTAGAGTTATGATCTTTATCACATTTTGTGGGCTTAAGTTAAAGGATATGGATAATGTGACAAGGGCTGTTTTGCCTAAGTTCTACCTCGAGGATCTCAATCTTCATGTTTACGAGGTTTTAGCTTCAGCAGGCAATAGACTTATCTTTACCAGCTTGCCTAGAGTAATGGTTGAGGGTTTTCTTAAGGATTATCTGAGTGTTCAAACTGTTAAAGGGACCGAGTTGCACACGAGGGGACAGTACTATACTGGTCTGATATCTAGTTCTGGATTGTTTGTTAAGCATAAAGCTTTGAAGGAATTTTGCGGGGAAAAAATGCCGGATGTTGGCATTGGAACTCCAACGCTTCATGACCAGTTGTTTATCTCCCAATGCAAG GAAGCTTATGTGGTCATCAAAGAAGATCCGAAGTCACGCACAAATTCAGTCATGCCAAGGGAGAAATATCCAAAGCCATTAGTATTCCACGATGGGAGACTAGCATTTCTACCAACCCCTCTAGCAACCCTCGCCATGTTCATGTGGCTTCCTCTTGGAATACTTCTAGCCATCTTCAGACTCTTTGTTGGCATATTCTTACCCTACAAACTAGCCATTTTGTTAGGTACATTGAGCGGTGTCCGCATCAGAGTCAAAGGCCATAATCCATCAGAAAACTCCCAAAATGCAAAAGGAGTCCTCTATGTTTGCACTCACAGAACACTTTTAGATCCTGTTTTTCTCAGCACATCTCTTGGGAAACCGTTGACTGCAGTGACATATAGTCTAAGCAAAATGTCTGAATTTCTGTCACCAATTAGAACTGTTCGACTAACAAGAAACAGGGAACAAGATGGTGAAGCCATGCAGAAATTATTATCTGAAGGAGACTTGGTAGTTTGTCCTGAAGGAACCACATGCAGAGAGCCATATCTCTTGAGATTTAGCTCCTTGTTTGCAGAATTGGCCGATGAAATTGTGCCTGTGGCCATGAATACAAATGTGACCATGTTTTATGGGACAACTGCAAGTGGTCTCAAGTGTTTGGACCCTATCTTCTTCTTGATGAACCCTATGCCTCGCTACAGCATTCATGTTCTTCCCAAGGTGCCTAAGGAGTTGACCGTGGCTGGTGGAAAATCTAGCCATGAGGTGGCCAATCATATTCAGAGACAATTGGCTGATGCCCTGGGATTTGAATGCACTACTTTAACAAGGAGGGACAAGTACCTGATGCTTGCTGGAAATGAAGGCGTGGTTCAAGATCGTAGAAAGAAATCATGTGGGACTAAAGTACAGAAACAAAATGTAGCTGAATTTACTACCCTTGAAGATTTACAACCTTAG
- the LOC113771867 gene encoding uncharacterized protein LOC113771867, whose product MEVENQHLLQSLLPSTATPTNAATEDICLPIQFTSNSAKVYLSSSSGIISRLVFIISVGIVSIWANHEASKGFSISIINEARETSPGKRFDLFYASNDEASSLLLTTSKFVEDFLYPNGSFPKKKVNHVVLRLSSRNLSSSIVVDSGQEHDRGHQFVLHISPSVLEEINFSHAMFLAVQQGMARIWLWDGQGNAPSTLINGIVEYLSNIAVSSGGLLGFGSLDLESMEKDSNCWKSKNPKAVAQFLNYCELEKPGFIGRLNQALGNGWHDRTVDDALGMSAQHLRKVHHNSSPKYLSHI is encoded by the coding sequence ATGGAGGTAGAGAATCAACATCTCCTCCAATCCCTCCTACCCTCCACCGCCACCCCCACTAACGCCGCAACCGAAGACATCTGCTTACCGATTCAATTCACTAGTAACTCGGCCAAAGTTTACTTGTCAAGTTCATCAGGGATCATTTCCAGGCTAGTTTTCATCATCTCCGTTGGAATAGTCTCCATATGGGCAAACCATGAAGCCTCCAAGGGATTTTCAATATCCATTATCAACGAAGCTCGCGAAACATCCCCGGGAAAGCGTTTCGATCTTTTTTATGCGTCAAATGATGAAGCTTCAAGTTTACTTCTCACCACAAGCAAGTTTGTTGAAGATTTTCTTTACCCTAATGGTAGTTTCCCTAAGAAGAAAGTCAACCATGTCGTCCTCCGGCTCTCCAGCCGGAATTTATCGAGCTCCATCGTTGTTGACTCCGGCCAAGAACATGATCGCGGCCATCAGTTTGTTCTTCATATTAGTCCTTCAGTCTTGGAGGAGATAAATTTTAGCCATGCCATGTTTTTAGCAGTACAACAAGGCATGGCACGTATATGGCTATGGGATGGTCAAGGCAATGCCCCGTCAACTCTTATCAACGGCATTGTTGAGTACCTAAGCAATATAGCTGTTTCTTCCGGTGGGCTATTAGGTTTTGGGAGCTTGGATTTGGAATCAATGGAGAAAGACAGCAATTGCTGGAAGAGCAAGAATCCTAAGGCCGTGGCACAATTCTTGAATTACTGTGAGTTGGAAAAACCGGGTTTCATCGGACGGTTGAATCAAGCTCTAGGAAATGGATGGCATGATCGAACGGTGGATGATGCATTAGGCATGTCTGCCCAACACCTACGTAAAGTTCATCATAATTCTTCACCGAAGTACCTATCCCACATTTAA